The genomic DNA GTTAATTGTGTTGAATATGAGATCTCTTTATGATGGTTAGCACCAATCTCGATAACAGCATATTTGTGTGATGAAGTAAGATTTAATAATGTCAGTGGTACTCCAATATTATTGTTTAAATTTTGAAATGTCGATAAAGTTTTTCCGCAATGTCGTAATATAGAAGTAGTAATTTCCTTAACAGATGTTTTTCCAGATGATCCAGTTAATGCAATAATATGTGATTTACTTTGTTTTCTTATCCAGAATGCTATTTTACCCAAAGCTATAGTAGTGTCTTTTACAATAATTTGTGGTATATCTGATTTAATTTTATTTTCTACTAATATTGCAGAAGCTCCTTTTATTATTGCTTCATTAATAAATCTATGTGCATTAAAACGCTTTCCTAATATAGCAATAAATAGACATCCTGGAATGATTTTTTTGGAATCTATGCTAATGGCATTAAAAGTTAAATTATTTTTTTTATAAGTATCGTTGTGGAAATACATACCGTTTGTAATTGAACATAGTTGATTAAGAGATATTTGGATCATATTTTTATTCCAATAATTTTTTAATTACTTCATGATCAGAAAAATGATACCTTTTATTTTTTATAATTTGGTATTTCTCATGACCTTTCCCTAATATTGCAATACAATCGTCAATATTAGCGTGAGTTACGGCAAAAGTAATAGCGTTTTTTCGATTTAATATGATATAAATATTTTTTTTATATGTACATTTTTCTAAGATATCTTCAATAATTTGTTTTTGATTTTCATTTCTTGGATTGTCATTAGTTAAAATTATATTGTCAGCTATTGTTTCGGCAACTGCCCCCATTAAAGATCGTTTTGATTTATCTCTATCTCCTCCACAACCAAAAACACACCATATTTTATTATGATAATATATTTCACGAATGGTTTTTAATACATTTCTAAATGCATCTTCGTTGTGTGCATAGTCAATGATAATTGATGGTTTGTTTGGAACTTTAAATAATTGCATTCTTCCATAAATAGCTTGTATTTTATTACATGTCTTTATTAAATAAGAAATTGGATATCCTAATTCTAGAAGTGTTGCTAGAGCTAATAATAAGTTAATAACATTAAATCGTCCAAATAATTTACTGTTGAGTACTCCTTCTCCCCAACTAGATTTAAAGTAAATATCAGTTTGAGATTTTTTATATATTATATGATGTGCAAATATCCATTTTTTAAACGATGAAAAATTAAAAGTTTGATGTGTACTAACTATAATAACATTGTTTTTTGGCAACTTTTTAATCCAGGTTCTTCCAATATTATCATCAGTATTAATAATAAACGTTTGTATTCTGTTTTGAGAAAAAAATTTCCATTTTGCTTGTATATAGTTTTCTAAATTTATATGGTAATCCAAATGGTCAGATGTAATATTGGTAAGTATTGCTATGGAAAAGTAAAGTTTAGATATTCGATTTTGAGCTATTCCATGTGAAGAAATTTCCATAGCAATAATTTTAATGTGTTTTTTTAACATTTTTTTTAAGAATCTTTGTATATTAACAAAAGATTCTGTTGTATTTACGGATGGTTTGAGATCATTATAAGTTCCATTTCCTAAAGTGCCCATAATGCCTATTGTTCGTTTTAGTAGGTAACTCCATTGAGCAATAAGGTGAGTTACAGAACTTTTTCCATTGGTCCCGGTGACTCCAATAAGTGTTAACTCATTTTTTTTTTATTATAGTTTTATTTTGCATTGTAAATAAGTATTCAAAGTATTTTATAAAATGTATCATAAAATTTTATTATGTATAACATTTCTATAATATTTTGTTGTATTAAAATAGTCTCCTGCTATGTATATTAATACGTTTATCAAAATATTCTTATGGGTATTACGTATAACATTGTAAAGCATGATATGAATACACGGTAGTTGTATTAATTTTTAATTATTTTATTGTACTTGTATTGATATATGTAATTTAATTATATTGATCTGATAATATAATAATTTTTTAAACCATTTATATGGATTTATTATTTTAATATTTTAATAGATATCATCAGGTTTAATATTAATTATTCTTAATGCAAAGTTCATGATTGAGCTAAATACTGGAGCAGAAATTGTTCCTCCATAATATTTTCCTGCTTTTGGATCGTTGATCATTACAATAAGAGAAAATTTTGGATGACTAATTGGAGCAACACCTACCGTATAAGATATATATCTATTAACATATTTTCCATTTATATTTACTTTTTTTGAAGTTCCTGTTTTTGCTGCAACTTTGTATCCTCTAATCGCTGCTTTTATTCCCACACCTCCTGGTTTAGTCACGGATTCAAGCATTTTTAATACAATTTTTACTAGAGATTTAGAAAATACTTGTACTTCATTAGTTTTTTTATGAGTTTTAATAATAGATAATGGCTTAGACAAGCCGTATCTACCGATGATTGTGTAAACATTTGCTAATTGAAGGGGTGTAACCATCAATCCATATCCGAAAGAAAATGTAGCTTTGTCTAAATCAGACCATTTTTTTTTTGTGGATATATTCCTTTTTGTTCTCCTATTAATCCTAAGTTAGTTGATTTCCCTAAACCAAATTTAGAATAAACATCAGTTAGTGCAGATACTGGCATTAGAAGTGCTAATTTAGATACACCTGTATTACTTGATTTTTTTAGGATATCAGTAATTGATAATTTATTATGATACGATACGTCTTGTATTGTATGTTGGTTTATTTCAAATGGAGTAGTGTTAATTACAGATTTTGGTGTTATAATTTTATTTTTTAACGCTTGCATGATTACCATAGGTTTAACTGTAGATCCAGGTTCAAATATATCAGTAATGGCTTTATTTCGAATTAATTCCATAGATACTTTTTTTAAGTTATTTGGATTATATGTTGGGCTATTAGCCATAGCTAAAATTTCACCAGTTTTTATGTTTGTTAAAATAGCTGTTCCAGATTTAGCTTGGTTAAAATTAACAGCATTAGTTAATTCACGATATATAATAGTTTGTAATCTTATGTCTATACTTAAATTTATGTTGTGTGGTATATTTTTTTTAACTAATGTAACTTTTTCAACGATATTTCCAAACTTGTCGGTTCTAATTTTTCGCTTTCCTGGGGTTCCTATAAGTATCTTATCAAAACTTTTCTCTAACCCTTCAATTCCTATTCCGTCAACGTCAGTTAATCCGATTAATTGTGAAACTAGTTTTCCAGATGGATAATATCTCTTAAAATCTTCAGTAACGTACATTCCAGGCAAGTTTAATTTTTTTATGTATTCTCCAACTTTTGGACTAACTTTTTGTGCTAAATATGTAAAATGACTATTTTTGAAATGATGAATTTTATATATAATTTCTCTTAGAGGAATAGATAATACTTTTGATAATTCTTTCCATTTTTCATTTATAACAATTTTTTTTTTAAAAAAAATTTTGGATCTATACTAATATTGTTTACAGGTATACTTAGAGCCAATATATTTCCTGATCTATCTTTGATAATTCCTCTTGAATTAGGTTCTAATTGTATTCTAGATGATATTAAATCGCTTTTCTGTATTAATTGTTTAGTATTAAATAATTGTAATATAGTTATTTTAAAAAAAATTATAGTAATAGAAGTAATAATTATACTAAACAAAATAATAAAACGGTTATTAGTATAGTAACGTTTTTTTGTAAAGTTATTAATTTCTATGTTATTAACAATATATTTCATGAGTATAATAACTTCCTATTTTTTTGGTTCTGATTGGATAATAATTTTTTCTTTAAATGGATCAACATATGTCATATTTAATTTTTTTATAGCGTTCTGTTCAACTCTACTATGAGATGTTAATAAACTTCTTTCTATAATTAAAGTGTTCCATTCTGATTCTATTTTGTTTTTAATTATGTTTAATCGCTCTTCTCGTGAAATTAATAATCGTGTTTTCTGGATAATAGTAATTAATAAGATTGAAGATATTGTAATTATTAATAGTAAAATTAGTATATATTTATAAAATTTTATTAAATCGTTTAGAATAATTTTAGGTAAATGATAATAATTATTGTTCATTGATATTTTTCTTTTCAGAAATTCTTAAAATTGCACTGCGTGCTCTTGGGTTAGTGTTAATTTCGATTTTCGTTGGTATAACTTTATCGATAATTTTTAATGTGATTTGTTTTAAATTACTTAATTGTATTTCATTAATTCCAATTCCAGTTGGAATAAATGGTGGTTTACTATTTTTTAGTATGAATTTTTTAACTATACGATCTTCAAGTGAATGAAAACTTATTACTGATAAACGCCCTTTGTAAGTTAATATTTTTAATGCATATTTAAGAACCTCTCTAAGTTCGTTTAATTCTTGATTGATATGTATTCTAATAGCTTGAAAAGTTCTTGTAGCGGGATGTTTTTTATTTTTTGGAACAATTTTTTTTATAAGATTTGATAATTCGATAGTTGTAGTAATAGGTTTAATTTTGTTTTGCTGAACAATTTTAATAGCTATTTTTTTTGCAAAACGTTCTTCTCCAAATTCGTATAAAACTTTCGTAATAGATTTAACATCAGATTTCATTAACCATTCAGAGGCTTTAATTCCCACTTTTGGATTCATACGCATGTCAAGTGGTCCATTTAATAAAAAAGAAAATCCTCTATTTGGATTATTTAGTTGCATAGACGACATTCCTAGGTCTAATAATATTCCGTCAATTTTTTTAGTATTATTTCTTTGAAAATTTTTTAAAATTTTTGAAAAATTACCTGGAATGATATGAAACCTATTATCGCATATTTTTTTCGCTATATTAATAGAATATGGATCTTTATCAATAGCATATAATGTTCCTCTATCGTTTAAATGTTCTAAAATCTTTTTTGAATGACCTCCGAATCCAAATGTACAATCAATATAAGTTCCGTTTTTTTTGATATTTAACGATTTAATTACTTCTTTTGTTAAGACAGGAATATGATTTAAATGTATATTATTCACGTTTTTGAGTACAACACTTTAATATTTAAGTTATGTAATTTATATATGTTAACTGATATATTTTATATTTTAATGATACATTGTATTTATATAAAATAATTAAATATCATATAATAAAAATCGTATTGGTTGAATATTACGCTTAACAATATATACAATTATGATTATATATAAATTGTAGTTAGATTACTAATTTCTAGAAATACTTATGATTCCTGATCGAGAAATTTCAATTATTTCTGATATATCTCGTATTACAGCTAGATATGAGTTTATTTTATTACTGGTTCCTGATAGTTGTACCGTATAATGTAAAGATGTTACATTAACAATAATACCTTGAAAGATATCAGTAATTTGTTTTAGTTCTTTTCGTGTACTACTTGTAATACTTTTGATTTTAATTAATATAATTTCTCGTTCTAAGTGATTTTCATATTCTATTTCGGTGACTTGTAAAACATCTATTAACTTATGTAATTGTTTTTCTATTTGTTCAATTACTTTTTCATCTCCTTCGGTTTGTATAGTCATTTTTGATATAGACGAATCTTCTGTTGGCGCGACTGTTATACTTTCTATGTTATATCCTCTTTGTGAAAATAGTCCTACTACTCGTGATAATGCTCCAGATTCGTTTTCTAATAAAATAGATATAATTCTTTTCATAGTATTTATTTTCCGTTTTTTCTTAATATCATACTATTCATTCCTCCACCTCGGATTTGCATGGGATATACATGTTCCGAAGCATCAATTATTACGTCAACGAAAACTAAGTGTCCTTTTTTTAATTGTTCTAAAGCTATTCTTAATTTTTTTTCTAAGTCTTTAGGATGTTCAATGTATATTCCTATATGTCCATATGATTCAGCTAATTGAACGAAATTTGGTAAGGATTTCATGTAAGAGTGAGAATGTCGACCCGAATAGATTATGTCTTGCCATTGTCGTACCATACCTAATGATCTATTGTTTAAATTTAATATTAATATTGGTAATTCATATTGCATCGCTGTAGATAGTTCTTGAATATTCATCTGAATACTTCCATCTCCAGTGATACAAATAATTGTCTTTTTTGGTAATGCTAGTTTGGCGCCTAAAGCTGCTGGCAAACCAAATCCCATAGTACCTAATCCACCTGAATTAATCCATCTTCTAGGTTTTTGAAAGGGATAATATAATGCTGTAAACATTTGATGTTGTCCAACATCGGATGCAATATAAGCTTCTCCTTTAGTAAGTTTCCAGATAGTTTTGATAACGCTTTGTGGTTTAATCTTTACGTTATCTATGTTAATATGTAAACTATTCATACTTTTCCAATGATTAATTTTGATCCACCATTTTTTTAAGCAATAAAGTTCTTTTACAAACATGCTATCGTTTATAAGTTGTAGCATTTGTTGTAAAATGTTTTTTGCATTTCCTATAATTGGGATATGTGCAGTAATAGTTTTTGATATAGATGTAGGATCGATATCAATATGTATAATCGTAGCATTTGGACAATATTTATCAACGTTATTGGTAGTTCTGTCGTCAAACCGAACTCCTATTGCTAAGATTAAGTCAGAGTTATGTATAGCCATGTTAGCTTCATAAGTACCGTGCATACCTAACATATTTAAATTTTGTGGATGTTGACCTGGAAATGCTCCAAGTGCCATTAAAGAAGTAGTCACTGGAATATTAAGTCTTTCTGCAAATTCTTTTAGTTCGTTGTGACTGTTCGAACTAATAACTCCTCCTCCTACGTAAATTATAGGTTGCTTTGCTAGTTTTAAAGCATCAATAGCTTTTTTTATTTGTCCAAAATGGCCTTTAATTATTGGATGATAAGAACGTATATTGATTTTAGTTGGCCATACATATGGTTTTTTCTTACATGAGTTAAGAATGTCTTTAGGTAAATCAATTACAATTGGACCAGGTCGACCACTTGACGCAAGCCAAAATGCTTTTTTAAAAGTAATAGGAATATCTTCTGTTTTTTTTACTAAAAAACTGTGTTTAACTATTGGTCGGGAAATTCCTATCATATCGCATTCTTGAAATGCATCATATCCTATTAAGTACGACGCTACTTGTCCTGATATTACTACTATAGGAATTGAATCCATATATGCTGTAGCAATACCTGTGATAGCATTAGTTGCACCAGGTCCAGAAGTGACTAAAACTACTCCTACCTTCCCCGTAGCTCGTGCATATCCATCAGCCATATGAGTAGCACCTTGTTCGTGACGTACTAATATGTGTTTAATTTTATTAGTTGATTTCAGAGAGTCATATATGTCTAGTACTGCTCCTCCAGGATAACCAAAAATGTATTTAATACCTTGATCGATCAGTGATTGAATAACCATTTCAGATCCTGATAACATTTCCATTTTTTCTCCGATTATAATTTTAATATTTATTTTAATATAGTTTTACATATAATATTAAATGCGTGTACTTAATATTATATGTAAAATGATTATTGCAGTTTATTTATATAAATTGTTCTATAGTAGATATATAAATTATTATTTTCAATTAACTTGTTAAGTTTATGATAAAATGTTTGTTTTTAAATGTAAATCGATATATTTTAGTTTTGACTTTTTTTAAAATATTTATTGATTATTTATAATTATTAAAATTTGACACTATTACTTTAGTGAAGTATTACGTATTATTAGTTTTATTTATATAAAATATGTTTTTAAAATATTATCTTTTAAAAAAAGTCGAAATTGAGGTGATATCCAAGTAAATAAGACAGATTTGTGTTTTTTTATCAAACACACAGCTAATTTTTCTTTAATAGCTAATTTTTTAGCTCGGTTAAAACCTAATATCATTAATCCTGTATCCCATGCATCTGATTCTAACGCTGATTTTGTAATTACGCTAACAGAGATTAGGTTAGTTGTAATAGGATTACCTGTTATAGGATTAATGATATGTGTAATTTTTTTTCCTTCTAGATAAAAATAATTTCTATAAGTTCCTGAAGTACTAATAGCATTATTTTTAAGTTTAACGATGGTATGTATTTTAGTTATTTTATCTGTTGGTTCTTGAATAGCTATCATTTTAGGATTAGAGAATTTATTTTTAATATGTGTAACTATTGCTCCTCCAACAGAGATAGTAAAATCTTGTATTTTATATTTTTTTAGTAATTCTCCTAGATGGTCTGCAATGAAACCCTCTCCTAGTGTAGATAGATCTAATATTGTGTCCTTGATATTTTTTTTTAAATAATATTTTTTATGTTGTTTAATAAGTTGTATATGTTTCAGTCCTGTTAATGAAAGAGCGTGTTTGATTTGTTTCGGTGTTGGAATACTTCTTGGAATCATTTTTGGCCCAAATCCCCATAAATTTACTAATGTTCCTACAGTTATATCTAATGCATTAAATGTTTTTTTTCCTATCAATAAAGCTACTGACACTATTTTTGCTAAATTTTTATCAATACGTTGAGGTTTAGTGCTTTTATAGTTATTAAATTTTGAAATATCCGAACTGTTTTCCCAAAAAGATAATTTTTTGTTATCTTCATAAATTTGTTGTTCGATTGCTTTTATTAAAATATTTTTATTCGTATATTCATTAACAAAATTTATTTTCCATATTGTACCCATAGTTATTCCAGATAAATAAACTGTTTTAATTTGTTTTGTTTTATATAAGTGTATATACAATATTACAAATAAAAAAAAAATGCGCGTTTATATAATGTTTTCACTTTACCTCTATACTTCTTATAATAAGATATTAATATATATTATTTATTCGAATAACATGTTTTAAAAAATGAAATAAGTTAAATTAATAAATATGTATTTTTCTAATAATTATAATTTAAAATTTTAAGATGTTAGCATATATAAAATTTTGTTTTTATACTGCTGTGAATTTTAGTTCATTAAAATTATATGTTGTATTATTATTTTAAATTATAATAAGAATATACTTATTTTTAAAATATAATATAAGTTTCGTTTTTTATTTCATACTTATATTATACGTTTTATATGCATATAAAAAATTATATAGTTAAAGGGGTAAACTTAATAATTTTTTATTAATAAATTACTTAATTAAATAAGTTAAAACAGTAATTCAATCGTTGTTTATAATAGTTAATTTTAGTTTGATAATGAGAAAAAAATGAAAACTATGATATTAATATTAAGGAAAATAATACCTATATTTGTTCTTGTGTTACTAAGTTTAGGTTTATCATGGAGCAAATCAACATCTACTAGTGATGTTATGCGTTCAGAATCTATGA from Buchnera aphidicola (Melaphis rhois) includes the following:
- the ftsL gene encoding cell division protein FtsL — protein: MNNNYYHLPKIILNDLIKFYKYILILLLIITISSILLITIIQKTRLLISREERLNIIKNKIESEWNTLIIERSLLTSHSRVEQNAIKKLNMTYVDPFKEKIIIQSEPKK
- the ilvB gene encoding biosynthetic-type acetolactate synthase large subunit — encoded protein: MEMLSGSEMVIQSLIDQGIKYIFGYPGGAVLDIYDSLKSTNKIKHILVRHEQGATHMADGYARATGKVGVVLVTSGPGATNAITGIATAYMDSIPIVVISGQVASYLIGYDAFQECDMIGISRPIVKHSFLVKKTEDIPITFKKAFWLASSGRPGPIVIDLPKDILNSCKKKPYVWPTKINIRSYHPIIKGHFGQIKKAIDALKLAKQPIIYVGGGVISSNSHNELKEFAERLNIPVTTSLMALGAFPGQHPQNLNMLGMHGTYEANMAIHNSDLILAIGVRFDDRTTNNVDKYCPNATIIHIDIDPTSISKTITAHIPIIGNAKNILQQMLQLINDSMFVKELYCLKKWWIKINHWKSMNSLHINIDNVKIKPQSVIKTIWKLTKGEAYIASDVGQHQMFTALYYPFQKPRRWINSGGLGTMGFGLPAALGAKLALPKKTIICITGDGSIQMNIQELSTAMQYELPILILNLNNRSLGMVRQWQDIIYSGRHSHSYMKSLPNFVQLAESYGHIGIYIEHPKDLEKKLRIALEQLKKGHLVFVDVIIDASEHVYPMQIRGGGMNSMILRKNGK
- a CDS encoding penicillin-binding transpeptidase domain-containing protein; translated protein: MFFKKKIVINEKWKELSKVLSIPLREIIYKIHHFKNSHFTYLAQKVSPKVGEYIKKLNLPGMYVTEDFKRYYPSGKLVSQLIGLTDVDGIGIEGLEKSFDKILIGTPGKRKIRTDKFGNIVEKVTLVKKNIPHNINLSIDIRLQTIIYRELTNAVNFNQAKSGTAILTNIKTGEILAMANSPTYNPNNLKKVSMELIRNKAITDIFEPGSTVKPMVIMQALKNKIITPKSVINTTPFEINQHTIQDVSYHNKLSITDILKKSSNTGVSKLALLMPVSALTDVYSKFGLGKSTNLGLIGEQKGIYPQKKNGLI
- a CDS encoding FAD:protein FMN transferase, whose protein sequence is MGTIWKINFVNEYTNKNILIKAIEQQIYEDNKKLSFWENSSDISKFNNYKSTKPQRIDKNLAKIVSVALLIGKKTFNALDITVGTLVNLWGFGPKMIPRSIPTPKQIKHALSLTGLKHIQLIKQHKKYYLKKNIKDTILDLSTLGEGFIADHLGELLKKYKIQDFTISVGGAIVTHIKNKFSNPKMIAIQEPTDKITKIHTIVKLKNNAISTSGTYRNYFYLEGKKITHIINPITGNPITTNLISVSVITKSALESDAWDTGLMILGFNRAKKLAIKEKLAVCLIKKHKSVLFTWISPQFRLFLKDNILKTYFI
- a CDS encoding penicillin-binding transpeptidase domain-containing protein → MVTPLQLANVYTIIGRYGLSKPLSIIKTHKKTNEVQVFSKSLVKIVLKMLESVTKPGGVGIKAAIRGYKVAAKTGTSKKVNINGKYVNRYISYTVGVAPISHPKFSLIVMINDPKAGKYYGGTISAPVFSSIMNFALRIINIKPDDIY
- the rsmH gene encoding 16S rRNA (cytosine(1402)-N(4))-methyltransferase RsmH, which translates into the protein MNNIHLNHIPVLTKEVIKSLNIKKNGTYIDCTFGFGGHSKKILEHLNDRGTLYAIDKDPYSINIAKKICDNRFHIIPGNFSKILKNFQRNNTKKIDGILLDLGMSSMQLNNPNRGFSFLLNGPLDMRMNPKVGIKASEWLMKSDVKSITKVLYEFGEERFAKKIAIKIVQQNKIKPITTTIELSNLIKKIVPKNKKHPATRTFQAIRIHINQELNELREVLKYALKILTYKGRLSVISFHSLEDRIVKKFILKNSKPPFIPTGIGINEIQLSNLKQITLKIIDKVIPTKIEINTNPRARSAILRISEKKNINEQ
- the ilvN gene encoding acetolactate synthase small subunit, with product MKRIISILLENESGALSRVVGLFSQRGYNIESITVAPTEDSSISKMTIQTEGDEKVIEQIEKQLHKLIDVLQVTEIEYENHLEREIILIKIKSITSSTRKELKQITDIFQGIIVNVTSLHYTVQLSGTSNKINSYLAVIRDISEIIEISRSGIISISRN